A single region of the Oxyura jamaicensis isolate SHBP4307 breed ruddy duck chromosome 6, BPBGC_Ojam_1.0, whole genome shotgun sequence genome encodes:
- the LOC118169106 gene encoding pulmonary surfactant-associated protein A2-like, translated as MMSYSFCMLTAAAALLVPCHALNCPGLPELSDNTTLGGLLRLLEPILGPTWPFRREKLPEPQVPMGLQGLPISRNTEFSDVLVNFRQRLSRLEGALTLNGKITKAGEKILASNGKKVTFSSALESCEQTGGTLATPMNKEENKAILRIVEQYNTNAYLGIKESETSGQFEYMNGTPLNYTNWYQYEPNGKGTEKCVEMYTNGNWNDRKCNLYRLTICEF; from the exons ATGATGTCTTACTCATTCTGCatgctcacagcagcagctgctttgctaGTGCCTTGCCATGCACTCAACTGTCCAGGACTTCCTGAGCTATCCGATAACACTACACTTGGTGGACTACTTCGACTACTAG aaCCTATTCTAGGCCCAACGTGGCCTTTTAGAAGAGAGAAGCTTCCTGAACCTCAAGTGCCCATGGGGCTGCAag GTCTACCTATTTCGCGCAACACTGAATTCAGTGATGTTTTAGTGAATTTCAGACAACGGCTTTCCAGACTTGAAGGCg cGCTTactttgaatgggaaaataacaaaagcaggagagaaaatcCTTGCCAGCAATGGGAAGAAAGTGACTTTTTCATCTGCTCTAGAATCCTGTGAACAGACTGGAGGAACTCTTGCAACTCCCATGAATAAGGAGGAGAACAAAGCTATTTTGAGGATTGTGGAACAGTATAACACTAATGCTTATTTGGGCATTAAAGAGAGTGAGACTTCAGGACAATTTGAGTATATGAATGGCACACCTCTGAATTACACCAATTGGTACCAATATGAGCCTAATGgcaaagggacagaaaaatgtGTAGAGATGTACACCAACGGGAACTGgaatgacagaaaatgcaaCCTGTATCGCCTCACAATCTGTGAATTTTAA